GGGCTGGACGGGAGACCGTCCATTGTTTAGCTTCAAACCGGGGACTGGACGCGGGACATTTGGACTACCCATACCCCGTGTTTTAGGGATAAGTAGTCAAATCCAAACCTGTTCTTGAGAGAACCTCGCATTTCTATTCCAGTTCCGAAACCCCTAACTGGCAttaacaaaactagggttttaattTCGAATCCAAGAGAGGAAACAACACAGAGAGAGGTTCTTCTTCAGATCCAAAATGGTGAAGTTTTTGAAACCAAACAAGGCCGTAATCGTCTTACAAGGTCGATTCGCTGGTCGTAAAGCAGTGATTGTGAAGCAATTCGATGAAGGAACTCGTGAGCGTCCTTATGGTCACTGTTTGGTAGCTGGAATCATGAAATACCCAAAGAAAGTCATCCATAAATTCAGTCCCAATTTTTACACTgctagttgatagttctctctcctagcaactGCTCTCAACTATCAACTACCAAGCTGGTCAAATAGGTCACTACTCGCACTTGGTGATGTAAGCACCAATCTTAGTACCCTCGAGCTAGGAATGACCCATAAATATGGTTGCAATCTGGGAAATAAGTGTTCCAAAGGAAAATAGAAGCTTTCCTACCAGGCTTAAGATTTCAAGCTGCCCATTAAGATGAGATGAGATCTGTTCAAACTTAGATTAATCCACTACCCTGATGCGAACGGTGTACTAGCTAGCAAAAGTATTTTTAATTTATCACATCTTCTTGAAGTTAAAACAAACCAGTTTGCAAATGAAGATTAAACTGAAAAGAAGATGACAAatgtcttcttctttttctaaaattaataattaaaaaaagtgGCATAATCTTAGAGCAACCTTTACTGGATCAGAAGAACTAACATAATAAAAAAGGCAACACTGCTGCTGGATCAGGAGAAAATAACATACTTATATAAAATCCTGCGAAGTCTTCAATTTTGGATAAGTTCCTTCTTCTTCAAATGCAACGCTGCTGCTTTTTCGTGCGGCCTTTTCCCTTTTTGGATCTGGATCCGGCTTTGTTTATGCATGGTTCTAGACAACAAGTACACAGGAGAATTGTAATTAGTAAGGGTGGACAGGGAAAGTTGTGACACATTAACTACTACTTTTGTAATTAGCTTGTTCACAAACTGAAGTGTATAAAACCACACCGACGCACCTTCTGCAGAATCAATTTCCAGAATTCGAACCTGACTTTCCAAATCGATTAATAACACAAAATGGGGTTGCCCATATTCCAACAGTCTGAATGCTTTCTCCGATGtattttttactttgttttccagCAGCTACATACATTGAACAAAGAAAACAAACTCGTGGGAATGCTCCAGAAAGTAAAGTAAGAACCAACAAGTAAGTATGACTGATGACTTTCTAGTGTGTACCTTGTACTTGCTAATTGTGGCTTCGGGATCACTGATTTGGAAATTGAGATAACCATCTTGGTACTTGGACGTATCAGCTCCTAGCATTTGGAGATTAGCAAGTACACTGGATATTTCTTTATCGACAGCCTCTAGGCGTTCATCATCATCACGATAGTCGACGTCTTCCTCAAATTGTGAGTTTTCCAGCATCCACTTGTTAAATTCCTTATCCTCTAGGAGGGGGGAGTGACGAGATTTCAAAAAAAACGGACATAACAGTTTTCATCTGTTATGAAGCAATCCAACAAACAAATTAATTTCAAAGGGCAGGGGCATTCAAGGGCAATCCAACAAAGAAAGCAGGGGAATTCAAGAGCAATTAGAACCTGGAATAGCTGTTTTTTTGCTCTCAAATCCTCGAGAATAGCCTCCTGAAGAATCAGATGGTTTTTATTGTTGATATCCTTGAGTATAGCCACAAATCCCTGGCAAAAAGAAACCCAAGTCATGATCAGTATTATCTGGGcataaatcgattttgattttggtAGAAAGAAAGAATAGGTAGTACTTACTTTAAGGATTTCCAAGTCCTGGAATGCAACATCAGCGGATGAATAAAGACCTGAAAGCAAATTGGCGCAGGTATCTTTGTGAAAGCTTAGAAGGGTGTCAATCTTTTCTTCATCGGTGAAATCCGTCGGATCTTTCAGAATTGCCAACATATGATTCCTggaaaa
This is a stretch of genomic DNA from Papaver somniferum cultivar HN1 chromosome 1, ASM357369v1, whole genome shotgun sequence. It encodes these proteins:
- the LOC113339884 gene encoding uncharacterized protein LOC113339884, coding for MEPEPRRMRMAYLEIIEKGGSGLVDYQYSDAHRNHMLAILKDPTDFTDEEKIDTLLSFHKDTCANLLSGLYSSADVAFQDLEILKGFVAILKDINNKNHLILQEAILEDLRAKKQLFQMKTVMSVFFEISSLPPPRG